Sequence from the Bacillus thuringiensis genome:
TGCAAGTGCACCACCTAATTTCTTTTGCATTTCAATCATCTCAGGTGAAGTATACGTAATATACGAATTTAAACCACCCACAAGTCCTTGTAATAGCGCCACTATGAAGAACATACCCCAAACTTTCTCAGTCGTCTTCATTCTCTCAAACTGTAAACCAGGAGAAGTAATCATTCCGAACAATGATGGCTTCTCGCCGCCAGCTTTTTGCGTATTCACATTAGCTTCCATTATAACGCCTCCTTCTATTTATATAACCCGTTCTAACGGGCGGTTCACTTCCTCACATAGAGGCTACGAACCGCCCACTAGAACGGTAATTTGTAGTAGAGAGCCCCCCTCTCTACCACACTATTACTTACTCATAACGTAATGCTTCAATTGGATCTAATTTCGCAGCTTTGTTCGCTGGAATTAATCCGAAAATAATACCAAGTGTCATTGAGAACAGTACGCCTCCAACGACAACTTCCCATGAAACGAGTGGTGGCCATTTGGCAAATGTGGAAACGATATATGCTCCGCCGTATCCAAGACCAATTCCAATCAAACCACCTAGAAGTGTTAACATAACTGCTTCAATTAAAAACTGTAATAAAATTTTACTACGCGTTGCTCCAAGTGCTTTACGTATTCCAATTTCGCGCGTACGCTCCGTTACAGATACGAGCATAATATTCATAACACCGATACCACCAACGACTAATGAAATACCTGCAATACCGCCGATGATCATCGTCATAATACCAGTTACTTTAGAAACATTTTCTTGGAATTCTTTTAAATTTACCAGTTCATATTTACCTGGAATTTCACTTGGCTTACGACTATTTAATACATCAACAGCTTTTTTCCCCGCTGCTTCTAAGTCATCTACATTTTTAGCTTGAATTGCGATATTTTGAATATCATCTGTTCCGTATAAAACAGGCCATAACGTAAGGGGGATTAACGCTTCTTCCATTTCAAATCCCATAAACTCATTATCAGATTTATACACACCAATAATTTGCATTGGCTGCCCCTTCATCTCAATAATTTGTCCAACTGGATTTACGTCCTTAAATAATGTTTCCTCTGTTTTTGTACTAATCATCACAACATTATTTGCATGAGTAATATCTGATTCACTTAAAGTACGTCCCTTTACGACCTTTACTTTATTAACCGCAAAATATTCATTATCAAGACCAATAATATTCAGATTTGCTTTTTTATCATTTACATCAAGCACCTCTGAATTCTGGTTTGTCGTAATAACGTGTGAAACATCTTTCACTTGTTTTACTTCCAAAATATCCTCTTCCGTTAACTTCGGCATTTGAAATCCGCCCATAGCAAACTCATCATTAATATCTGCTTTAAATTGAATTGGCATAAGATTATTACCACCAGAACCTGCGAATTTCGACTTCAGCATCGCTTCCCCGCCTTGCCCAATTGCAACGACAGTAATAATCGAACCTACTCCAATAATAATACCGAGCATCGTAAGAGCTGAACGCAGTTTATGAGCTAAAATAGAAGATAGGGCAATTTTTATACTATCTAGTAAACTCATACCGCACACCTTCTATCTTCTGTAATTTTCCCATCTCGCAGTACAATGCGGCGGGAAGAATACGCTGCTACTTCCTCTTCATGTGTAACCATAACAATTGTCGTACCTTCTGCATTAAGCTTCGTGAAAATATCCATAACTTGCTCACCAGACTTCGTATCAAGCGCACCAGTCGGCTCATCGGCCATAATAAACGTTGGATTATTCGCAATTGCTCTTGCAATTGCGACACGCTGCTTCTGTCCACCTGACAATTCGTTCGGTAAATGATGCACGCGGTCTGCTAATCCGACTTTACCTAATGCCTCTAAAGCACGCTTGCGACGCTCTGCTTTCTTTATGCCACCATATACGAGCGGAAGCTCAACATTTTCTACCGCTGAAAGACGTGGAAGCAAATTAAAGTGCTGAAACACAAAGCCAATATATTCATTACGAATTAAAGCAAGCTTTGACTCATCTGCTGTTAAGATATTCACATCATTCAGCATATATTCGCCTTCTGTTGGACGATCTAAACAGCCGATAATATTCATAAGCGTTGACTTACCAGAACCAGACGGCCCCATAATCGAAACGAACTCGCCGCCTTGAATCGTTAAACTAATACCATGCAAAATCGGTACTGCCAATTTTCCTTGATAATACGTTTTAGCAATATTATTTAACGTGATCATTTCTCTTTCACTTCCATTCCGTCATACACATCGTCGGAAGGATTTTTAACCACCTTTTGCCCCACTGTTACGCCTTCAGTAATCTCTGTCCAGTCTCCATCAGTAGAACCTTTTTTCACATTTTGTTTACGAAGCTTTCCTTTATCCTCAACATAAACAAATGCATCATCGCCTTTTTCTACAACGCTCTTAGTCGGAACAGCAATCATCTTCTTATTCTCTAAATTTACTTGCAATGAAACGTGATAACCCGGAGATAAACCATCTTGACTATCAAGGCTTGCTTTATATGTATATTGGGACATATTTTGAGTCGCTTCACCCATACCACCAGCTTGAGCCATCTCTGCACTCGTTGGGAATTCACTTACCTCTGTAATCTTACCTGTCCACTTCTGCTTATTATTTGCTTTCGCCGTTACAGTAAATGTTTGATCCTTTTGAATTTGTGACTTTTGAAGCTCAGTTAACGTCCCTTGGATTTGGAATGGATCTTTAGAAGCCACTTGTAAGAAGGCTTTCCCTTGACCACCTAACGCTTGAGATGAACTGTGCGCCGCATCTTTATCTAACTTTTGAACAACACCAGCAAAGTTACTATAAATCGTAAGCTCTTTCTGCTTCTTACTTAACTCTTCTTTCTGCAACTTCCCTTTTTCTTTCTCAAGATCCGTTGTCTTTTGCGCCATCTCTAACTCACTTACTTGCTCTTCCATCGGATCTGTTACTTCTTTCCCAGCTCCGCTATCTTTCGCCTTCTTAATTTCTTTCTTCAACGAATCAATTTTCTTCTTCCCTTGATCATAACGCATATCTGCCATCTTCTGATCAAGCTCAGCTTGCTTCATTTGCAAATTAATCTCTTCATTATCATAAGAGAATAACTTCGCACCTTTCTCTACCTCTTGTCCTTCTTTTACCTCAATATCTTTTACTTTTCCTTTAGTCGGATCCGCATAGAAACTTTCAATATTACCAGGCTTCACCTGACCAGAAATCAATTTCGTATTATTCAGCTTACGCTCTGTCACCTTCTCAAAACTCACAGCATCAGCAGATGTTGATGCGCCTTTCTTCTTCCCTTGCATTACAAAAATATTAACTGCTGCTACAATAACAATTAGTGCAATAACCCCGATAATAATCCATTTCTTCTTCTTGTTTGGAGTACGAACCGTATTTGGTACCATATTCTCTCTCCTTTTTATAACTTAATAGTTTAATATGAAAATTGTATAAAACTTTCTGAAAATAAATTACATATTATTACATTCTTTTTACAAAGTTTTACACATCCATTTTTATTGTAACAAAAATTTCCATGATTAGAAATATGACATTATGTCTTTTAAGATAGATTTAAGGAAAGATTATATGAATATAAGAAAAGCCATCCAAAATGATACTTGGATAGCTTTTCAAACAAAATATTACGCCGCTTTAGGGGCTTTGCTCTCGTGTCCACGTTGAACGATGAACAAGAAGATCGTTGATAAAATGGCACCTGTTAATAGTAAGATAAAGCAGCCATCCCAGCCAGAACGATCAACAATAACACCAATTGCTGCGTTTGCTACAAGACTTCCTCCCACATAACCGAACAGACCACACATACCAACTGTCGTACCTACTGCAAATTTCGGTACTAATTCCATCGCACTTAAACCGATTAAGAACTGTGGTACATAAATTAAGCAACCGATAATAGAAACTGCAATACTTACAACAAGTATGCTAGTTGCTTGCCAATATATAAACGTACCAATAACAACCCCAACCATACTAATGATACATAATGGCATACGTTTTCCTTTAAATAATTTATCACTTAAAAGACCAACGATTAATGAACTTGGAATTGCCATACCTTCAAAGATTGTGTATGCCGCGTGTGCTTCATTTTTTGAGAAACCTTTAACTGTCGTTAAATAAAGTGGAACCCAGTTAATAACACCGAAGCGAATTAAATATACAAATGCATTCGCAATACATAAGAACCATACAAATTTATTTTTCAATACATATTTGATTAAAATTTCTTTTGGTGACATCTTGTTAGCATTATCTGCTTTTTCAAGATTTTCATAGTCATTACGATATTCATCAATTGGAGGAAGACCTTCAGATTCTGGCGTATCCTTCGCATTAATCCAAACAAGAACTGCAATTACCATTGCGATAATCGCTGGGAAAATAAACACGCCGCCTTGCCAATGATTTTCACCAAAAATACCTACACCAATTCCGACAAGTGGTGGCACAAGCATTCCACCAACGTTATGTGAAATATTCCAAAGACCTGTTTTCGTACCACGCTCTTTCTTCGAGAACCATTTCGTCATAACGATACTACAAGGTGGTGCTCCCATACCTTGTACAATACCGTTAACGACAAGTAATGTAACAATCATCCCAAATGAAGATGCAAAACCGAAGCAAATATTTACAAGCCCTGATAAAAATAAACCGACCGCGATAAAGCGCTGGGCGAAAGCTTTATCAGATAAATTCCCCATAAAGAACTTACTAAATCCATAAACAATTGCCATTACTGAACCTAGTAGACCAATTTCAGCTGTACTAAATCCGAATTCTTCTACTAAATACGTACTTGATAACGTAAAGTTACTACGAACTAAATAATAAGCAGCGTACCCAACTGAAATTCCGATTAACACACGGATACGTAGTAATTTATATACTCGATCAATCATATCCGCTGGCAATCTCTCAATTGCAGGTGCTGGCTTAAGCCATTTAAACATATATTTTCGTCTCCTTTTCTCACTTCTGAGAGAGACGCTGTCTATTCCATATCTCGATTATTCCGCTATTTGATATATTTTGGTTCGTTCTTCTAACCGGCTGCCCTTCTATTTCTTTCTCATTCTTCGCAAACATCGTTGGTACGCCAAACGAAACTTTTTCTAAAATGTGCCCCGCTTCTTCTGATAAACAATAATCAATAAATAAATCCACAATAATACCATTCGGTGCACGTTTTAGTTTCGAAATCGCATTAACAGATAATCCTGTTTGCTCAGGTTCGTTACTTAAAATAGGAAAGCCTCGCTTTTGAAGCATTCTCTGATCTCCCATGAAATTGATGCCTACCATATATTCACCACTCGCAACAAGTTCTGCCGGTATGTAACCATTCACTGTTACTTCTCCAATTTGCCCTGCAAGGTTCTTCACATATTCCTTCGCTTCCTCTTCACCTAAAGTATCAATAAGTGATTGAAAAAACGTATATGCTGTACCTGAAACATTTGGATCCGGCATAACAATCTTTCCCTTATATACTGGATTTAACAAGTCTTTCCACCTTGATGGATAGGGAAGTCCGAGCGGTGCTATTTCTTCATTCCACCGCTCTTTATTAATCGCAATTGCCAGTTTCTCTACTTCATAACCGTACCAATAACCGTCCTTATCTTTAACAGTTTTTGAAATACGGTTCGCATGCTGACTCGTAACAGGAATAGATAGATTTTTTTGCTTCATCATTTGATGCGCGTCTACCGTACCGCCAATAATAATATCAGCTTTCGGATTTCCAGCTTCCTCTTCTACCCTCCGAAGAAGCTCTTCTGTCGAAAGACGAATAAATTCATACGTACAACCGCGTGGTTTACAAAATGATGAAAGCAAAGCTTCCCCAACTTCCTCGCGGGCCGCCACGTACGCAACAAGATGACGATCATCCAAAATAGGGAGACCACTTTTATTATATTTAATAGAGGTTGTATCTCGAGAGCAACTAGACATCGCTCCTCCGATTACTAGCAAAAAGAAGAAAAAGGCTATCTTTCTCATGACACATTCTCCTTTACAAATAAATTTGCGAGGGAGCTTTTCATATACATGACATTCCCATTATTATCACCGAGATATTGCACAACAAAGTACGACGGATATACAGAAATAGTAAGAATGTCTTCACGCTCATTCTTTATACGCTTCCCTGTTTTATAAGCGGTAATATAAGCAATCGGTTCATTCTGTGATTGTAATAATTTCTGTATTTCTCCGTAATCTGTAATTTGTTTTGCGTACCGAATCGAATCAAGTATGTGCGTAAGATTCATCGCACGTTCTACATCACCTTGGCGTACTATAACATCCTGTGCTGACGCAAAGAAATCACTAATACGATCTGGTGTGTAATACAGGCTTAACAAATACGTTTGAAATGCTGAAATCATTGGATCCGTACCATTCTTTCCGTACATATCAGCCCCGTACTGGAACAAGTCACCTACTGCAAAAGTACGTTTATGTCCATTCAAGTACGTTACTTCTCCAGTAAATACTTGTTCTTGAATCTTAGCTTCTCTCGGATTTAATTGAATTTGGTCAAAGAATGAAACAATCGTATGCAAACGAACTTCATCCGTTATAACAATTTCTCCCCACTTTTCATGCCTAACCTTCATTTCAGTAGGCAGGGATTCATTCACTCTTTGTAAAACAGTTTGTTTGTCATTCACTATTGTGATTCGATTATATATTTGCTTCTCCATCACATAAAACAAAATAAGAGAAACAATTATACAAAGGACAAACATAAGAATTTGAAATGATAGCCTTTTCATTTCTGCCTACCTCCAAGATAAAAAAACGTTGTTTCGAAAATACCGCATAATTGTTTCATAAATGTATCATTTAACCGCTTTCAAGTTTTTTATGTCTTCCATCCGTCTCGGAAGCAAGAATGTGATAAATATTGTAGTGCCTATTTCTTCACTACTCTCAATCCGCATACTTCCGCCCTGCTTATTCATAATCTCCTGACAAATATACAAACCGTAACCATTCCCGTAGCTAGAAGGAAGTACCTTCCCTTTTGGCGATTCATTCCACTCTGCAAGCACACCTTCATCTATACCAATGCCATCATCATGAACAAAAACCTTCGCCTCACGTTCATTTACAATAACATTCATACGAATTTGCGTAGCATCGCTATATTTTATCGCATTATCAAGCACGTTTAAGAAGATCTGTTTCGTCTTATCGAAATCCGCAACAACATGTACATCTGTTAACTCATTTATAACTTCAATCTCAAATTTATGCAGGCGAGGTTTCACAATTGAAACTGCTTCTTCGGCTAATTCCTTTATATTCACAACTGTAGGTGACACTTCAAACGTACTCGTCCCGTACTTTGAAGACTTAAGTAATTCTTCTACAAGTGACAATAAACGCTCACTTTCTACAGCCACATAACGAAGACTCTCCTGTACATCGTCCTTTGATTGTAACTTCGGAATTAAATCCACATAGCCAATAATCGCCGTTAGCGGTGTTTTCAGCTCATGCGTAATACGGTCTAAGAAATCTTTCTGCTTCTCTTTCTCCTCTTTCAATTGCTTAATATGCAGCTCAATTCCATCAGCCATCGCATTAAAAGATGCGGAAAGCTGAGCAATTTCCACATATTCATTTAGCTCAATCTTACTTTTATAATCACCATTCGCCAGCCGGTGCGCCATTTGTCTTAACTGATCAATCGGCTTGTGGAGAGACTTTGCCAAACGAATTGCAAAGAAAATACCCGCAGCTACTAGACAAAGAGACGTCATTAAGAACGTCCAGCCAACATTCGTTAAAACCTCTTTCTCACCTGTTAACTCATTTATAAAACGAACACTTCCAATGACATCGTTTCCATAATAAACTGGGCTTGAAAACAAAAGAATTGGAGCTGGGTCTCCCTCTTCAAAAACATAAGATTTCTTCCCCTTCAAAGAGCTCTCAATATCAATATTCCGGTGAAGAAGTGCTCCTTTTTGTGTATCCGCAACAACATCTCCATTCTTCCCAATCATCTGTACACGGACATCCATGCGCTTTGCTAAATACGAAGCAATTAAAAGTGAATTAGGACCGAGCGTCTCCACCTCTGCTTCCTTCTCTAAATAATTCATCGTGTAAATTTGTGCTTCTACACTTAACTTTTCTAAAGAATTTGCCGCGTTATGATACATATTCTTTTCTAACGTAATATAAACAACTCCGTACAAAAGAACAAAAATTGGGATTAACAGTCCAACTATTCCAAACACCATATTTCTTTTTAAAGACATACCATCACCACTTAACAATCTAGTTTATAGCCAACGCCATAAATTGTTTTAATATATTCCCCGCTATTCCCTAGCTTCTTTCGCAGTCTTTGCACCATAATATCAACCGCTCTCGTATTTCCGATATACTCAAACCCCCATACTTTCTCAAGCAACTCATCTCTCATAAATACACGCTGCGGATTGGAAACAAACAACTGACATAAATTAAACTCTCTGTACGTTAACTGAATTTCTTGTCCACTAACATGCACTTTTCTTTCCTTAGGACAGATCGTTATCTCTCCCGCCTCGATTACCTCATGACTTACCGTTACCTCTTTCTTCTTCACACGTCGCGCCATATTCTTGACCCGAAGAATAAGCTCCGCATAATTAAATGGCTTCGTCACATAATCATCCGCCCCAAGCTGCAAGCCAAGCAATTTATCATTCATCTGACTCTTCGCAGTTAACATGAGTACTGGAATATCCCTATCCTTCTCACGGAACAGACGAAGTAATTCATACCCATCTGTATCTGGAAGCATAACATCCAAAATCAATACATCCGGCCCTTCATTCCATTTCTCTAAAGCTTCTCTCCCGTCAGCCGCTGTCAATACTTCATAACCTTCCATCTCCAACTGCATCCGAATCAAATTACGAATACTCGATTCATCATCAACTACAAGTATCTTCATTATTCTCCTCCTTCCATCCTGTATTATAGTACAGTTTAGTATAGCAAAAATCATACAAAAAAAGAGAGGGTATTGTCGAACATATATTGAACGACAATACCCCTCTTTCACTTATTAAAGTTTCACTTTATTTCTCATACCCATTCGGTTTCTTCTGATGCCAATTCCAAGCATGCTCAATGATTGTCTTCACATTTACATACTGAGGATCCCAACCTAATTTCTCTTTCGCTTTCTGAGAAGAAGCAACTAAACGTGCTGGATCTCCCGCACGACGTGGTGCTACTTCAGCAGGAATTTCATGATTTGTAACTTCACGAACTGCATCAACGATTTCTTTTACACTGAAACCATTACCATTTCCTAAGTTATAGAAATCACTCTCTCCGCCGTTCTGTAGGTCCTTAAGTCCTAAGAAGTGAGCTGCAACTAAATCTTCAACATGAATATAATCACGGATACAAGTACCATCTGGTGTATTATAATCATCACCAAACATCATAATCTTCTCACGTTGACCTAACGCCACTTGCAATACAAGAGGAATTAAATGCGTCTCTGGACGATGATCTTCTCCAATAATACCATTTGGAGTTGCACCAGCCACGTTAAAGTATCTGAAAATCTTATAACGTAAATTAGAAGCTTGGCTATACCAATGAAGCATCTTCTCGATTGCTAACTTCGTTTCTCCATACGTATTCGTTGGATTTGTCATCGTTTCCTCAGTAATAAGGTCTACATCTACCTCACCATACGTCGCCGCAGTAGAAGAGAAAATAAACTTATCTACCTTAAACTCATCCATTACCTCTAATAAGCAAAGTGCACCATACACATTGTTATTATAATATTGAAGAGGCTTCTCCATACTAACTCCAACTAAAGAATCAGCTGCGAAATGCATAACAGCCTCAATATTTTCTTGTGTAAAAACATCTCTTAAAAATGCTTTATCACGAAGGTCGCCATTATAAAACTTCGCACCTTCCGTAATTGCATCCTCATGACCCGTTTGTAAGTTATCTACTACTACTACAGATAAACCTTCGTCTACTAATTTTTTCACAGCATGAGAACCGATATAACCAGCTCCGCCGCAGATTAGAATTGAATTCATAGTCTTCCTCCTACATATATTAGGATTTCTTATTCACTCTCTTATTATAAAAGGTATACGATTGCTCGTATACCTTTTGTGTACCTTTATTACTTAGCAACGAAATAATCCGTTACATATTGTGCCCAAACTTCGTGGCCTTTAGCACTTTGTCTAAAGACGTTGAATCATTACTTAGTCACTTCAAGATGCGTTCTTAATTTATTCGTTAAATCTTGTTTTGCTGCATCTGGAACATAGTAATACCAAATGCCATCAGCTGCCTTGTGACCGTCACCTGGGATTTGAATATCCTCACTATTTTTCAAGCAATCTTTATAGTTCTTTTGCATATCAAACATTTGATCTTGCGTTAAATTTGTCTTCACATTCTTTTGAATTGCTGTTAACACATCGCCATAACCTGTTAAAGAAGAGAAGCTTGCACCTTTTTTGATAACACCTTGCATCACTTGACGTTGGCGCATTTGACGACCAAAGTCACCACGTGGGTCTTGTTTACGCATACGTGTGAATGCTAAAGCTTGATCACCTGTTAAATGAATATTTCCTTTCGCAAAATGATTTCCATCCTGCGTAAATTCTAAATCATTAGTTACATCTACTCCACCGACTGCATCAACGATATCTTTAAAGCCTTCCATGTTCACTTCAATATAATAATTAATAGGAACATTCAAGAAGTTTTCTACGGTCGCTACAGACATATCTACTCCGCCGAATGCATAAGCATGATTGATTTTATCGCTTTTGCCTTTTCCAACAATTTCTGTGTAAGTATCACGAGGAATACTTACTGTTTTCATAGAGTTATTTTTAGGATTTAATGTAATCACCATTAAAGAATCTGAACGCCCTTTGTCATCACCGCGCTCATCTGCTCCTAGTAGTAAAATTGAAACTGGTTCACTCTTGCTAACTTTTTCTCCAACTTTATTGTTGTTTTGATCACGTTTTAAAGGTTGATGAACTTCCTTTAATGTATTAGATACAGAAGAATATACATTATAGGCATAAATTCCTCCACCTATGATTAGTACCCCAAGAATACCGAGTACCCAAAATAAAATTTTCTTTTTCATTATTGTAACCTTCTTTCTTTCATCACCCTGCATAGATTTCTCTATAATAAAATTACATGTCTATTAAATATGGAATAAGATTCTACCATAAAAATCATATGATGATATACCATTTTTCGTATCTACCTAAAATTCAAATCATTAGTTAGCTAAAAAGCACGTTATATATTATTTCCACAATTCATGTCCTTTAATATTCGACAATTATTTAATATATTACAAAACTTACATTAGTATAGCAAGAATGGTCGAGAAAATTGTTAGTTAAAATTACAAATATTCTATTAAGAAATCTAATTTTTTTCATCTCCCATAACATTGAGAATGCATTATTATTAGTATTATTGATGAATAAATCATTAATTGATCTGCATGTTTATAAAACTTCGTTTACAATATCTTTTTTATTGCAAATGTTAACTTTACCCTTAAATATTTTAATATCTTTTTTCCAACTTCAGTTATTTTTTTCAAATACCCTATATTCTTTAATCCATCATTCGTTTAAAAATAAAGGGGCTTAACTACAACATACCTTTATCCTTTCTCTTCTTCACCCTAATATTTATCCACACCTTAAATCAAATTATGTTACCTCTCCTCTCCAAAAACACTTCGCAAATTATGTTATGATATTTAGTATAGTATAAAAAGGTTGGTGTTACACGAATGTCAAATATCCATAACTTAGAAGTAGCTAATAAAGAGACAAACGAACAAATAAACATTGTATATAATAAAAAAGGCTACTACATCAAGAACTCACATGCACTTTCTTATAAAAATAAGCTTACAGTTATAACACCTGTATACAATGCAGAAAAGGACTTAAAGAAAACAATTGAATCTGTCATAAATCAAAGCATTGGCTTCGAAAATATCCAATATATTCTTGTAGATGATGCTTCAACAGACTCGTCTAGAAATATATTATTGAGATATGCAAATGATCACAAAAATATCATTGTCGTATATCTTGCCGAGAATACAGGGACTCCTGCGGTTCCTCGTAATTTAGGAATCGAACTATCTACCTCTGAATATATTACTTTCTTAGATTCAGATGATTATCTTGAAGTCGATGGACTAGAAACTTTGTATAACATATTAGAAGAAACGAAAGATGATTATGCTGTTGGTAAAACTATTAAGGTCGAGTCTGACGGCTCTAGTATTGTCGGTGAACATCAATCTTGTAAAGAGCGAAGGAGTGTTTCACCATTTTCAATCCCGAATATGTTCCAGCATTTAGGACCATGCGCCCGTTTAATGAGAGCCAGTGTTATTAAAGAAAATAACATTAAATACCCTGAAATGAAGTTTGCAGAAGACAAACAGTTTTTCATAGATGTACTCATCCATTCAAAATCAATTTCTACAACTTCAAAAACAATCTATTACGTAAATCGTCTAGATGAAAATAACAATTCGTTAACAACACAAACAGACGTCATTCAAAAAATGGACAGTAACATTGCTGTTATTAAATATGTGATTCAAAAAAACTTGCCAGTCAATGAAGAAAAAATAATTTTGAATCGTCTTTATGAATTTGATTCCATTACAAGACTCTTTAATCGCTATCATTTCTTTAGAAGTAAAGATAAACAAGCATATATTGATACATTTAATAAAGTACTAAAAACAACAAAAGATTTACGATATGATTTTTCACAAAATTTCTTCCATCC
This genomic interval carries:
- a CDS encoding DUF3919 family protein, yielding MKRLSFQILMFVLCIIVSLILFYVMEKQIYNRITIVNDKQTVLQRVNESLPTEMKVRHEKWGEIVITDEVRLHTIVSFFDQIQLNPREAKIQEQVFTGEVTYLNGHKRTFAVGDLFQYGADMYGKNGTDPMISAFQTYLLSLYYTPDRISDFFASAQDVIVRQGDVERAMNLTHILDSIRYAKQITDYGEIQKLLQSQNEPIAYITAYKTGKRIKNEREDILTISVYPSYFVVQYLGDNNGNVMYMKSSLANLFVKENVS
- a CDS encoding efflux RND transporter periplasmic adaptor subunit; translated protein: MVPNTVRTPNKKKKWIIIGVIALIVIVAAVNIFVMQGKKKGASTSADAVSFEKVTERKLNNTKLISGQVKPGNIESFYADPTKGKVKDIEVKEGQEVEKGAKLFSYDNEEINLQMKQAELDQKMADMRYDQGKKKIDSLKKEIKKAKDSGAGKEVTDPMEEQVSELEMAQKTTDLEKEKGKLQKEELSKKQKELTIYSNFAGVVQKLDKDAAHSSSQALGGQGKAFLQVASKDPFQIQGTLTELQKSQIQKDQTFTVTAKANNKQKWTGKITEVSEFPTSAEMAQAGGMGEATQNMSQYTYKASLDSQDGLSPGYHVSLQVNLENKKMIAVPTKSVVEKGDDAFVYVEDKGKLRKQNVKKGSTDGDWTEITEGVTVGQKVVKNPSDDVYDGMEVKEK
- a CDS encoding MFS transporter, with the translated sequence MFKWLKPAPAIERLPADMIDRVYKLLRIRVLIGISVGYAAYYLVRSNFTLSSTYLVEEFGFSTAEIGLLGSVMAIVYGFSKFFMGNLSDKAFAQRFIAVGLFLSGLVNICFGFASSFGMIVTLLVVNGIVQGMGAPPCSIVMTKWFSKKERGTKTGLWNISHNVGGMLVPPLVGIGVGIFGENHWQGGVFIFPAIIAMVIAVLVWINAKDTPESEGLPPIDEYRNDYENLEKADNANKMSPKEILIKYVLKNKFVWFLCIANAFVYLIRFGVINWVPLYLTTVKGFSKNEAHAAYTIFEGMAIPSSLIVGLLSDKLFKGKRMPLCIISMVGVVIGTFIYWQATSILVVSIAVSIIGCLIYVPQFLIGLSAMELVPKFAVGTTVGMCGLFGYVGGSLVANAAIGVIVDRSGWDGCFILLLTGAILSTIFLFIVQRGHESKAPKAA
- a CDS encoding ABC transporter substrate-binding protein; translation: MRKIAFFFFLLVIGGAMSSCSRDTTSIKYNKSGLPILDDRHLVAYVAAREEVGEALLSSFCKPRGCTYEFIRLSTEELLRRVEEEAGNPKADIIIGGTVDAHQMMKQKNLSIPVTSQHANRISKTVKDKDGYWYGYEVEKLAIAINKERWNEEIAPLGLPYPSRWKDLLNPVYKGKIVMPDPNVSGTAYTFFQSLIDTLGEEEAKEYVKNLAGQIGEVTVNGYIPAELVASGEYMVGINFMGDQRMLQKRGFPILSNEPEQTGLSVNAISKLKRAPNGIIVDLFIDYCLSEEAGHILEKVSFGVPTMFAKNEKEIEGQPVRRTNQNISNSGIIEIWNRQRLSQK
- a CDS encoding HAMP domain-containing sensor histidine kinase, with product MSLKRNMVFGIVGLLIPIFVLLYGVVYITLEKNMYHNAANSLEKLSVEAQIYTMNYLEKEAEVETLGPNSLLIASYLAKRMDVRVQMIGKNGDVVADTQKGALLHRNIDIESSLKGKKSYVFEEGDPAPILLFSSPVYYGNDVIGSVRFINELTGEKEVLTNVGWTFLMTSLCLVAAGIFFAIRLAKSLHKPIDQLRQMAHRLANGDYKSKIELNEYVEIAQLSASFNAMADGIELHIKQLKEEKEKQKDFLDRITHELKTPLTAIIGYVDLIPKLQSKDDVQESLRYVAVESERLLSLVEELLKSSKYGTSTFEVSPTVVNIKELAEEAVSIVKPRLHKFEIEVINELTDVHVVADFDKTKQIFLNVLDNAIKYSDATQIRMNVIVNEREAKVFVHDDGIGIDEGVLAEWNESPKGKVLPSSYGNGYGLYICQEIMNKQGGSMRIESSEEIGTTIFITFLLPRRMEDIKNLKAVK
- a CDS encoding ABC transporter permease, which produces MSLLDSIKIALSSILAHKLRSALTMLGIIIGVGSIITVVAIGQGGEAMLKSKFAGSGGNNLMPIQFKADINDEFAMGGFQMPKLTEEDILEVKQVKDVSHVITTNQNSEVLDVNDKKANLNIIGLDNEYFAVNKVKVVKGRTLSESDITHANNVVMISTKTEETLFKDVNPVGQIIEMKGQPMQIIGVYKSDNEFMGFEMEEALIPLTLWPVLYGTDDIQNIAIQAKNVDDLEAAGKKAVDVLNSRKPSEIPGKYELVNLKEFQENVSKVTGIMTMIIGGIAGISLVVGGIGVMNIMLVSVTERTREIGIRKALGATRSKILLQFLIEAVMLTLLGGLIGIGLGYGGAYIVSTFAKWPPLVSWEVVVGGVLFSMTLGIIFGLIPANKAAKLDPIEALRYE
- a CDS encoding ABC transporter ATP-binding protein — encoded protein: MITLNNIAKTYYQGKLAVPILHGISLTIQGGEFVSIMGPSGSGKSTLMNIIGCLDRPTEGEYMLNDVNILTADESKLALIRNEYIGFVFQHFNLLPRLSAVENVELPLVYGGIKKAERRKRALEALGKVGLADRVHHLPNELSGGQKQRVAIARAIANNPTFIMADEPTGALDTKSGEQVMDIFTKLNAEGTTIVMVTHEEEVAAYSSRRIVLRDGKITEDRRCAV